Proteins from a genomic interval of Lathamus discolor isolate bLatDis1 chromosome 11, bLatDis1.hap1, whole genome shotgun sequence:
- the TTI1 gene encoding TELO2-interacting protein 1 homolog isoform X5, whose protein sequence is MAVFETPRAAFGALRPACVQLTRVQTAENVWRLAARLAAVSGPALQELQEYVLFPLRFALRAPGPRRERVVQSAVHCIASVLAATAVRRPELLRELLAELCACLAPGLAAPTEDVKLAVTEALRTLLHSASGDVMLSLYQPSTLPLLGCAVSLLLGLAERERAKQLKVSALTCLQVLLLQCDCPEHQPLGDDEAQHCGDLFASFLPGISISLSRVVTGDIKQGHKPTVAAIRLFYLIVGLVMADAQLARIPKSKEKLSEKQSKVSELVVHRGPDWSKSTAEKLSLLLHKMVEFSSVHPHWKVRLELVELVHHLLRNCSHSLGSSFTHLLKALVGLVNDESSKVQSRCNEVLQSIAEQRIIAQSRALADVLSENLHSLATALPRLMSSQDDAGKVSTLSLLLGYLKLLGPKINVVLNSTSHLGRLSKALMQILELDVTDMKIVEDRRWGCEGSLQPGVHKGRYQRKYFRFFTEEKVFQLLRQVCRVLGYYGNLYLLVDHFMGLYGESAMYRKQAAMVLNELIAGAAGVGVDVLQEREVSPNMDDLKGSVTSILDEYTDQANWYLITSIDTEEVSHEQHPVHHTGLPAHPGGTCSTILLPSPELHATTRTMNSNIWQMCIQLEGVGRFAAVLGKEFQLLLLTALYPVLEKAGDKTLLISETALGTLAEMSEACGYSSVQHLINDNSDYLVNGISLGLRQLAQQPRASRVLDTMLRHSDASLLPLVEDVIQDVLSTLDQCYNSQASTFLRVLHSLMTALVQWFGSSCSEEQQQQQSTECQNRTLSPAPQAVTARDMEQFFLDYMRQKQIAEGDVLDSGDEEADEVPPLAKPEPNCETEEAPLPSHAQLAKDVLERCIHLLSDRSLRVRLKVLDVLELCVTVLHPHGNHLLPMAHRVWPALVTRLISDDPLAVLRAFKVLCTLAQKCGDFLRRRFSRDVLPKLTSSLLSQAPASARAGPVYNHTLAFKLQLAVLQGLGSLCEKLDMGESDLNKVADACLIYLSAKQPRKLQEAAQSRDAAVRLVLCRPIHCALALLGAWEK, encoded by the exons ATGGCCGTGTTCGAGACGCCGCGGGCCGCGTTCGGGGCGCTGCGCCCCGCCTGCGTGCAGCTGACCCGGGTGCAGACGGCGGAGAACGTGTGGCGGCTGGCGGCGCGGCTGGCGGCCGTGAGCGGCCCGgcgctgcaggagctgcaggagtaCGTCCTCTTCCCGCTGCGCTTCGCGCTGAGGGcgccggggccgcggcgggAGCGGGTGGTGCAGAGCGCGGTGCATTGCATCGCCTCGGTGCTCGCTGCCACCGCCGTGCGCAGGCCGGAGCTCCTGCGGGAGCTGCTCGCGGAGCTCTGCGCCTGCCTCGCCCCCGGCCTCGCCGCGCCGACCGAGGACGTGAAGCTGGCGGTAACCGAGGCGCTCCGCACGCTGCTGCACTCGGCCTCGGGCGACGTGATGCTGTCCCTGTACCAGCCGTCCACCCTGCCGCTGCTCGGCTGtgctgtgtccctgctgctgggccTGGCGGAGCGAGAGAGAGCGAAGCAGCTGAAGGTCTCTGCGTTGACGTGCTTGCAggtcctgctcctgcagtgtgACTGCCCGGAGCACCAGCCCCTTGGCGATGACGAGGCGCAGCATTGTGGGGatctgtttgcttcttttctgcCTGGGATTTCCATTTCCCTGTCCCGGGTTGTTACCGGAGACATCAAACAAGGGCACAAACCCACCGTTGCTGCCATCAGACTCTTTTATCTGATTGTTGGCTTGGTGATGGCCGATGCACAGCTAGCCAGAATCccaaagagcaaagaaaagctatcagaaaagcaaagcaaagtatCAGAACTAGTGGTCCATAGAGGACCTGACTGGAGCAAAAGTACAGCCGAAAAACTCTCTCTCCTCCTGCATAAAATGGTTGAGTTCTCCTCAGTTCACCCGCACTGGAAAGTGAGACTGGAGCTGGTGGAACTGGTCCACCACTTACTGAGGAACTGCAGCCATTCTCTGGGGAGCTCCTTCACTCACCTCTTGAAGGCCTTGGTGGGGCTGGTTAACGACGAAAGCAGCAAAGTCCAGAGCAGATGTAACGAGGTTCTGCAGAGCATTGCAGAGCAGAGGATCatagcacagagcagggctctgGCTGATGTCCTCTCCGAGAACCTCCACTCCCTTGCCACAGCGCTTCCTCGCCTGATGAGCTCTCAGGATGACGCGGGCAAGGTTTCCACTCTGAGCTTGCTGCTCGGCTACCTGAAGCTGCTGGGCCCCAAGATTAATGTCGTCCTCAACTCCACATCCCACCTGGGCCGCCTGTCCAAGGCACTGATGCAGATTCTGGAGCTGGACGTGACAGACATGAAGATAGTGGAGGATAGACGCTGGGGCTGCGagggctccctgcagcctggtGTGCACAAGGGCAGATACCAGAGGAAATACTTCCGCTTCTTCACAGAGGAGAAGGTTTTCCAGCTCCTTCGGCAAGTGTGTCGTGTTCTTGGCTATTACGGGAACCTCTATTTGCTTGTGGATCATTTCATGGGGCTGTATGGCGAATCTGCCATGTACCGAAAGCAGGCGGCCATGGTCCTCAATGAGCTgattgcaggagctgctggagtgggAGTGGATGTCCTCCAGGAAAGGGAAGTGTCACCAAACATGGACGATCTCAAAGGGTCCGTAACGTCCATTCTTGACGAGTACACAGACCAGGCAAATTGGTATTTGATCACGAGCATTGATACAGAAGAAGTCAGCCATGAGCAGCACCCTGTGCACCACACAGGACTCCCTGCCCACCCAGGGGGGACGTGCAGCACCATCCTCCTTCCATCCCCGGAGCTGCACGCAACGACCCGCACCATGAACAGCAACATCTGGCAGATGTGCATCCAGCTGGAAGGGGTCGGCCGTTTTGCTGCTGTCCTTGGGAAGGAGttccagctgctcctgctgacGGCTCTGTACCCAGTGCTGGAGAAGGCTGGGGACAAGACCCTGCTCATCAGCGAGACGGCACTGGGGACGCTGGCAGAGATGAGCGAGGCCTGTGGCTACAGCTCTGTGCAGCATCTGATTAACGACAACTCTGACTATCTGGTGAACGGGATCTCCCTGGGCTTGCGCCAGCTGGCACAGCAGCCACGCGCCTCCCGGGTGCTGGACACTATGCTGAGGCATTCAGATGCCAGCTTGCTGCCACTGGTAGAAGACGTTATCCAAGATGTCCTGTCAACGCTCGATCAGTGTTACAACAGCCAggcttccaccttcctcagGGTCCTGCACTCACTAATGACAGCTTTAG TCCAGTGGTTTGGCTCATCCTGCAgtgaggaacagcagcagcagcagagcaccgaGTGCCAGAACAGGACCTTGTCCCCAGCGCCACAGGCGGTGACAGCACGAGACATGGAGCAGTTCTTCCTGGACTACATGAGGCAGAAGCAGATTGCAGAGGGCGATGTTCTCGACTCAGGGGATGAGGAGGCAG ATGAGGTTCCCCCCCTTGCTAAGCCAGAGCCAAACTGTGAGACAGAAGAAGCTCCCTTGCCCAGCCATGCTCAGCTGGCCAAAGATGTGCTGGAGAGGTGCATCCACTTGCTGTCTGACAGGAGCCTCCGTGTGCGGCTCAAG gTCCTGGACGTGCTGGAGCTCTGTGTAACTGTGCTGCATCCTCATGGAAACCATCTGCTTCCTATGGCTCACCGTGTCTGGCCAGCTCTCGTCACCCGCCTGATCAGCGATGAccctctggcagtgctcagagCCTTCAAG GTGCTGTGTACCCTGGCTCAGAAGTGTGGGGACTTCCTGAGGCGGAGATTCTCCAGAGATGTGCTGCCTAAGCTGACCAGCTCCCTCCTCAGCCAGGCCCCAGCAAGTGCCAGAGCTGGGCCTGTGTACAACCACACGCTCGCCTTCAAGCTGcagctggctgtgctgcagggcctGGGCTCTCTGTGTGAGAAGCTGGACATGG GCGAGAGTGACCTGAATAAAGTGGCAGATGCCTGCCTGATTTACCTCAGCGCCAAGCAACCCAGGAAACTGCAAGAAGCTGCCCAGAG cagagatgcagcagtCAGGCTTGTCCTTTGCCGGCCCATCCACTGTGCCCTGGCTTTGCTTGGAGCTTGGGAAAAG TGA
- the TTI1 gene encoding TELO2-interacting protein 1 homolog isoform X4 yields MAVFETPRAAFGALRPACVQLTRVQTAENVWRLAARLAAVSGPALQELQEYVLFPLRFALRAPGPRRERVVQSAVHCIASVLAATAVRRPELLRELLAELCACLAPGLAAPTEDVKLAVTEALRTLLHSASGDVMLSLYQPSTLPLLGCAVSLLLGLAERERAKQLKVSALTCLQVLLLQCDCPEHQPLGDDEAQHCGDLFASFLPGISISLSRVVTGDIKQGHKPTVAAIRLFYLIVGLVMADAQLARIPKSKEKLSEKQSKVSELVVHRGPDWSKSTAEKLSLLLHKMVEFSSVHPHWKVRLELVELVHHLLRNCSHSLGSSFTHLLKALVGLVNDESSKVQSRCNEVLQSIAEQRIIAQSRALADVLSENLHSLATALPRLMSSQDDAGKVSTLSLLLGYLKLLGPKINVVLNSTSHLGRLSKALMQILELDVTDMKIVEDRRWGCEGSLQPGVHKGRYQRKYFRFFTEEKVFQLLRQVCRVLGYYGNLYLLVDHFMGLYGESAMYRKQAAMVLNELIAGAAGVGVDVLQEREVSPNMDDLKGSVTSILDEYTDQANWYLITSIDTEEVSHEQHPVHHTGLPAHPGGTCSTILLPSPELHATTRTMNSNIWQMCIQLEGVGRFAAVLGKEFQLLLLTALYPVLEKAGDKTLLISETALGTLAEMSEACGYSSVQHLINDNSDYLVNGISLGLRQLAQQPRASRVLDTMLRHSDASLLPLVEDVIQDVLSTLDQCYNSQASTFLRVLHSLMTALVQWFGSSCSEEQQQQQSTECQNRTLSPAPQAVTARDMEQFFLDYMRQKQIAEGDVLDSGDEEADEVPPLAKPEPNCETEEAPLPSHAQLAKDVLERCIHLLSDRSLRVRLKVLDVLELCVTVLHPHGNHLLPMAHRVWPALVTRLISDDPLAVLRAFKVLCTLAQKCGDFLRRRFSRDVLPKLTSSLLSQAPASARAGPVYNHTLAFKLQLAVLQGLGSLCEKLDMGESDLNKVADACLIYLSAKQPRKLQEAAQRDAAVRLVLCRPIHCALALLGAWEKVRK; encoded by the exons ATGGCCGTGTTCGAGACGCCGCGGGCCGCGTTCGGGGCGCTGCGCCCCGCCTGCGTGCAGCTGACCCGGGTGCAGACGGCGGAGAACGTGTGGCGGCTGGCGGCGCGGCTGGCGGCCGTGAGCGGCCCGgcgctgcaggagctgcaggagtaCGTCCTCTTCCCGCTGCGCTTCGCGCTGAGGGcgccggggccgcggcgggAGCGGGTGGTGCAGAGCGCGGTGCATTGCATCGCCTCGGTGCTCGCTGCCACCGCCGTGCGCAGGCCGGAGCTCCTGCGGGAGCTGCTCGCGGAGCTCTGCGCCTGCCTCGCCCCCGGCCTCGCCGCGCCGACCGAGGACGTGAAGCTGGCGGTAACCGAGGCGCTCCGCACGCTGCTGCACTCGGCCTCGGGCGACGTGATGCTGTCCCTGTACCAGCCGTCCACCCTGCCGCTGCTCGGCTGtgctgtgtccctgctgctgggccTGGCGGAGCGAGAGAGAGCGAAGCAGCTGAAGGTCTCTGCGTTGACGTGCTTGCAggtcctgctcctgcagtgtgACTGCCCGGAGCACCAGCCCCTTGGCGATGACGAGGCGCAGCATTGTGGGGatctgtttgcttcttttctgcCTGGGATTTCCATTTCCCTGTCCCGGGTTGTTACCGGAGACATCAAACAAGGGCACAAACCCACCGTTGCTGCCATCAGACTCTTTTATCTGATTGTTGGCTTGGTGATGGCCGATGCACAGCTAGCCAGAATCccaaagagcaaagaaaagctatcagaaaagcaaagcaaagtatCAGAACTAGTGGTCCATAGAGGACCTGACTGGAGCAAAAGTACAGCCGAAAAACTCTCTCTCCTCCTGCATAAAATGGTTGAGTTCTCCTCAGTTCACCCGCACTGGAAAGTGAGACTGGAGCTGGTGGAACTGGTCCACCACTTACTGAGGAACTGCAGCCATTCTCTGGGGAGCTCCTTCACTCACCTCTTGAAGGCCTTGGTGGGGCTGGTTAACGACGAAAGCAGCAAAGTCCAGAGCAGATGTAACGAGGTTCTGCAGAGCATTGCAGAGCAGAGGATCatagcacagagcagggctctgGCTGATGTCCTCTCCGAGAACCTCCACTCCCTTGCCACAGCGCTTCCTCGCCTGATGAGCTCTCAGGATGACGCGGGCAAGGTTTCCACTCTGAGCTTGCTGCTCGGCTACCTGAAGCTGCTGGGCCCCAAGATTAATGTCGTCCTCAACTCCACATCCCACCTGGGCCGCCTGTCCAAGGCACTGATGCAGATTCTGGAGCTGGACGTGACAGACATGAAGATAGTGGAGGATAGACGCTGGGGCTGCGagggctccctgcagcctggtGTGCACAAGGGCAGATACCAGAGGAAATACTTCCGCTTCTTCACAGAGGAGAAGGTTTTCCAGCTCCTTCGGCAAGTGTGTCGTGTTCTTGGCTATTACGGGAACCTCTATTTGCTTGTGGATCATTTCATGGGGCTGTATGGCGAATCTGCCATGTACCGAAAGCAGGCGGCCATGGTCCTCAATGAGCTgattgcaggagctgctggagtgggAGTGGATGTCCTCCAGGAAAGGGAAGTGTCACCAAACATGGACGATCTCAAAGGGTCCGTAACGTCCATTCTTGACGAGTACACAGACCAGGCAAATTGGTATTTGATCACGAGCATTGATACAGAAGAAGTCAGCCATGAGCAGCACCCTGTGCACCACACAGGACTCCCTGCCCACCCAGGGGGGACGTGCAGCACCATCCTCCTTCCATCCCCGGAGCTGCACGCAACGACCCGCACCATGAACAGCAACATCTGGCAGATGTGCATCCAGCTGGAAGGGGTCGGCCGTTTTGCTGCTGTCCTTGGGAAGGAGttccagctgctcctgctgacGGCTCTGTACCCAGTGCTGGAGAAGGCTGGGGACAAGACCCTGCTCATCAGCGAGACGGCACTGGGGACGCTGGCAGAGATGAGCGAGGCCTGTGGCTACAGCTCTGTGCAGCATCTGATTAACGACAACTCTGACTATCTGGTGAACGGGATCTCCCTGGGCTTGCGCCAGCTGGCACAGCAGCCACGCGCCTCCCGGGTGCTGGACACTATGCTGAGGCATTCAGATGCCAGCTTGCTGCCACTGGTAGAAGACGTTATCCAAGATGTCCTGTCAACGCTCGATCAGTGTTACAACAGCCAggcttccaccttcctcagGGTCCTGCACTCACTAATGACAGCTTTAG TCCAGTGGTTTGGCTCATCCTGCAgtgaggaacagcagcagcagcagagcaccgaGTGCCAGAACAGGACCTTGTCCCCAGCGCCACAGGCGGTGACAGCACGAGACATGGAGCAGTTCTTCCTGGACTACATGAGGCAGAAGCAGATTGCAGAGGGCGATGTTCTCGACTCAGGGGATGAGGAGGCAG ATGAGGTTCCCCCCCTTGCTAAGCCAGAGCCAAACTGTGAGACAGAAGAAGCTCCCTTGCCCAGCCATGCTCAGCTGGCCAAAGATGTGCTGGAGAGGTGCATCCACTTGCTGTCTGACAGGAGCCTCCGTGTGCGGCTCAAG gTCCTGGACGTGCTGGAGCTCTGTGTAACTGTGCTGCATCCTCATGGAAACCATCTGCTTCCTATGGCTCACCGTGTCTGGCCAGCTCTCGTCACCCGCCTGATCAGCGATGAccctctggcagtgctcagagCCTTCAAG GTGCTGTGTACCCTGGCTCAGAAGTGTGGGGACTTCCTGAGGCGGAGATTCTCCAGAGATGTGCTGCCTAAGCTGACCAGCTCCCTCCTCAGCCAGGCCCCAGCAAGTGCCAGAGCTGGGCCTGTGTACAACCACACGCTCGCCTTCAAGCTGcagctggctgtgctgcagggcctGGGCTCTCTGTGTGAGAAGCTGGACATGG GCGAGAGTGACCTGAATAAAGTGGCAGATGCCTGCCTGATTTACCTCAGCGCCAAGCAACCCAGGAAACTGCAAGAAGCTGCCCAGAG agatgcagcagtCAGGCTTGTCCTTTGCCGGCCCATCCACTGTGCCCTGGCTTTGCTTGGAGCTTGGGAAAAGGTAAGAAAATAG
- the TTI1 gene encoding TELO2-interacting protein 1 homolog isoform X3 → MAVFETPRAAFGALRPACVQLTRVQTAENVWRLAARLAAVSGPALQELQEYVLFPLRFALRAPGPRRERVVQSAVHCIASVLAATAVRRPELLRELLAELCACLAPGLAAPTEDVKLAVTEALRTLLHSASGDVMLSLYQPSTLPLLGCAVSLLLGLAERERAKQLKVSALTCLQVLLLQCDCPEHQPLGDDEAQHCGDLFASFLPGISISLSRVVTGDIKQGHKPTVAAIRLFYLIVGLVMADAQLARIPKSKEKLSEKQSKVSELVVHRGPDWSKSTAEKLSLLLHKMVEFSSVHPHWKVRLELVELVHHLLRNCSHSLGSSFTHLLKALVGLVNDESSKVQSRCNEVLQSIAEQRIIAQSRALADVLSENLHSLATALPRLMSSQDDAGKVSTLSLLLGYLKLLGPKINVVLNSTSHLGRLSKALMQILELDVTDMKIVEDRRWGCEGSLQPGVHKGRYQRKYFRFFTEEKVFQLLRQVCRVLGYYGNLYLLVDHFMGLYGESAMYRKQAAMVLNELIAGAAGVGVDVLQEREVSPNMDDLKGSVTSILDEYTDQANWYLITSIDTEEVSHEQHPVHHTGLPAHPGGTCSTILLPSPELHATTRTMNSNIWQMCIQLEGVGRFAAVLGKEFQLLLLTALYPVLEKAGDKTLLISETALGTLAEMSEACGYSSVQHLINDNSDYLVNGISLGLRQLAQQPRASRVLDTMLRHSDASLLPLVEDVIQDVLSTLDQCYNSQASTFLRVLHSLMTALVQWFGSSCSEEQQQQQSTECQNRTLSPAPQAVTARDMEQFFLDYMRQKQIAEGDVLDSGDEEADEVPPLAKPEPNCETEEAPLPSHAQLAKDVLERCIHLLSDRSLRVRLKVLDVLELCVTVLHPHGNHLLPMAHRVWPALVTRLISDDPLAVLRAFKVLCTLAQKCGDFLRRRFSRDVLPKLTSSLLSQAPASARAGPVYNHTLAFKLQLAVLQGLGSLCEKLDMGESDLNKVADACLIYLSAKQPRKLQEAAQSRDAAVRLVLCRPIHCALALLGAWEKVRK, encoded by the exons ATGGCCGTGTTCGAGACGCCGCGGGCCGCGTTCGGGGCGCTGCGCCCCGCCTGCGTGCAGCTGACCCGGGTGCAGACGGCGGAGAACGTGTGGCGGCTGGCGGCGCGGCTGGCGGCCGTGAGCGGCCCGgcgctgcaggagctgcaggagtaCGTCCTCTTCCCGCTGCGCTTCGCGCTGAGGGcgccggggccgcggcgggAGCGGGTGGTGCAGAGCGCGGTGCATTGCATCGCCTCGGTGCTCGCTGCCACCGCCGTGCGCAGGCCGGAGCTCCTGCGGGAGCTGCTCGCGGAGCTCTGCGCCTGCCTCGCCCCCGGCCTCGCCGCGCCGACCGAGGACGTGAAGCTGGCGGTAACCGAGGCGCTCCGCACGCTGCTGCACTCGGCCTCGGGCGACGTGATGCTGTCCCTGTACCAGCCGTCCACCCTGCCGCTGCTCGGCTGtgctgtgtccctgctgctgggccTGGCGGAGCGAGAGAGAGCGAAGCAGCTGAAGGTCTCTGCGTTGACGTGCTTGCAggtcctgctcctgcagtgtgACTGCCCGGAGCACCAGCCCCTTGGCGATGACGAGGCGCAGCATTGTGGGGatctgtttgcttcttttctgcCTGGGATTTCCATTTCCCTGTCCCGGGTTGTTACCGGAGACATCAAACAAGGGCACAAACCCACCGTTGCTGCCATCAGACTCTTTTATCTGATTGTTGGCTTGGTGATGGCCGATGCACAGCTAGCCAGAATCccaaagagcaaagaaaagctatcagaaaagcaaagcaaagtatCAGAACTAGTGGTCCATAGAGGACCTGACTGGAGCAAAAGTACAGCCGAAAAACTCTCTCTCCTCCTGCATAAAATGGTTGAGTTCTCCTCAGTTCACCCGCACTGGAAAGTGAGACTGGAGCTGGTGGAACTGGTCCACCACTTACTGAGGAACTGCAGCCATTCTCTGGGGAGCTCCTTCACTCACCTCTTGAAGGCCTTGGTGGGGCTGGTTAACGACGAAAGCAGCAAAGTCCAGAGCAGATGTAACGAGGTTCTGCAGAGCATTGCAGAGCAGAGGATCatagcacagagcagggctctgGCTGATGTCCTCTCCGAGAACCTCCACTCCCTTGCCACAGCGCTTCCTCGCCTGATGAGCTCTCAGGATGACGCGGGCAAGGTTTCCACTCTGAGCTTGCTGCTCGGCTACCTGAAGCTGCTGGGCCCCAAGATTAATGTCGTCCTCAACTCCACATCCCACCTGGGCCGCCTGTCCAAGGCACTGATGCAGATTCTGGAGCTGGACGTGACAGACATGAAGATAGTGGAGGATAGACGCTGGGGCTGCGagggctccctgcagcctggtGTGCACAAGGGCAGATACCAGAGGAAATACTTCCGCTTCTTCACAGAGGAGAAGGTTTTCCAGCTCCTTCGGCAAGTGTGTCGTGTTCTTGGCTATTACGGGAACCTCTATTTGCTTGTGGATCATTTCATGGGGCTGTATGGCGAATCTGCCATGTACCGAAAGCAGGCGGCCATGGTCCTCAATGAGCTgattgcaggagctgctggagtgggAGTGGATGTCCTCCAGGAAAGGGAAGTGTCACCAAACATGGACGATCTCAAAGGGTCCGTAACGTCCATTCTTGACGAGTACACAGACCAGGCAAATTGGTATTTGATCACGAGCATTGATACAGAAGAAGTCAGCCATGAGCAGCACCCTGTGCACCACACAGGACTCCCTGCCCACCCAGGGGGGACGTGCAGCACCATCCTCCTTCCATCCCCGGAGCTGCACGCAACGACCCGCACCATGAACAGCAACATCTGGCAGATGTGCATCCAGCTGGAAGGGGTCGGCCGTTTTGCTGCTGTCCTTGGGAAGGAGttccagctgctcctgctgacGGCTCTGTACCCAGTGCTGGAGAAGGCTGGGGACAAGACCCTGCTCATCAGCGAGACGGCACTGGGGACGCTGGCAGAGATGAGCGAGGCCTGTGGCTACAGCTCTGTGCAGCATCTGATTAACGACAACTCTGACTATCTGGTGAACGGGATCTCCCTGGGCTTGCGCCAGCTGGCACAGCAGCCACGCGCCTCCCGGGTGCTGGACACTATGCTGAGGCATTCAGATGCCAGCTTGCTGCCACTGGTAGAAGACGTTATCCAAGATGTCCTGTCAACGCTCGATCAGTGTTACAACAGCCAggcttccaccttcctcagGGTCCTGCACTCACTAATGACAGCTTTAG TCCAGTGGTTTGGCTCATCCTGCAgtgaggaacagcagcagcagcagagcaccgaGTGCCAGAACAGGACCTTGTCCCCAGCGCCACAGGCGGTGACAGCACGAGACATGGAGCAGTTCTTCCTGGACTACATGAGGCAGAAGCAGATTGCAGAGGGCGATGTTCTCGACTCAGGGGATGAGGAGGCAG ATGAGGTTCCCCCCCTTGCTAAGCCAGAGCCAAACTGTGAGACAGAAGAAGCTCCCTTGCCCAGCCATGCTCAGCTGGCCAAAGATGTGCTGGAGAGGTGCATCCACTTGCTGTCTGACAGGAGCCTCCGTGTGCGGCTCAAG gTCCTGGACGTGCTGGAGCTCTGTGTAACTGTGCTGCATCCTCATGGAAACCATCTGCTTCCTATGGCTCACCGTGTCTGGCCAGCTCTCGTCACCCGCCTGATCAGCGATGAccctctggcagtgctcagagCCTTCAAG GTGCTGTGTACCCTGGCTCAGAAGTGTGGGGACTTCCTGAGGCGGAGATTCTCCAGAGATGTGCTGCCTAAGCTGACCAGCTCCCTCCTCAGCCAGGCCCCAGCAAGTGCCAGAGCTGGGCCTGTGTACAACCACACGCTCGCCTTCAAGCTGcagctggctgtgctgcagggcctGGGCTCTCTGTGTGAGAAGCTGGACATGG GCGAGAGTGACCTGAATAAAGTGGCAGATGCCTGCCTGATTTACCTCAGCGCCAAGCAACCCAGGAAACTGCAAGAAGCTGCCCAGAG cagagatgcagcagtCAGGCTTGTCCTTTGCCGGCCCATCCACTGTGCCCTGGCTTTGCTTGGAGCTTGGGAAAAGGTAAGAAAATAG